The proteins below come from a single Alnus glutinosa chromosome 9, dhAlnGlut1.1, whole genome shotgun sequence genomic window:
- the LOC133877538 gene encoding protein THALLO isoform X3: MEDDDIEVEYYKQVEKQRAAKLAAKAEIYSRTSAIPSLPNTFDGKRQITYQCRRTGDRRRNPKSANSRAREKESS; the protein is encoded by the exons ATGGAGGATGATGATATAGAAGTCGAGTATTACAAACAAGTCGAAAAACAACGGGCTGCAAAGCTTGCTGCCAAAGCTGAGATTTATTCAAG GACCTCAGCAATCCCATCTTTGCCTAATACTTTTGATGGAAAACGCCAGATCACTTATCA ATGCAGAAGAACAGGGGACAGAAGAAGAAACCCGAAATCCGCCAACAGTAGGGCTAGGGAAAAAGAATCTAGCTag
- the LOC133877538 gene encoding uncharacterized protein LOC133877538 isoform X2, which translates to MEDDDIEVEYYKQVEKQRAAKLAAKAEIYSRDLYFLVHLRTRLLSSAGPQQSHLCLILLMENARSLIRCRRTGDRRRNPKSANSRAREKESS; encoded by the exons ATGGAGGATGATGATATAGAAGTCGAGTATTACAAACAAGTCGAAAAACAACGGGCTGCAAAGCTTGCTGCCAAAGCTGAGATTTATTCAAG GGATTTATATTTCCTAGTACATCTAAGAACAAGATTGCTTTCTTCTGCAGGACCTCAGCAATCCCATCTTTGCCTAATACTTTTGATGGAAAACGCCAGATCACTTATCAG ATGCAGAAGAACAGGGGACAGAAGAAGAAACCCGAAATCCGCCAACAGTAGGGCTAGGGAAAAAGAATCTAGCTag
- the LOC133877538 gene encoding uncharacterized protein LOC133877538 isoform X1, translating into MEDDDIEVEYYKQVEKQRAAKLAAKAEIYSRDLYFLVHLRTRLLSSAGPQQSHLCLILLMENARSLINAEEQGTEEETRNPPTVGLGKKNLAS; encoded by the exons ATGGAGGATGATGATATAGAAGTCGAGTATTACAAACAAGTCGAAAAACAACGGGCTGCAAAGCTTGCTGCCAAAGCTGAGATTTATTCAAG GGATTTATATTTCCTAGTACATCTAAGAACAAGATTGCTTTCTTCTGCAGGACCTCAGCAATCCCATCTTTGCCTAATACTTTTGATGGAAAACGCCAGATCACTTATCA ATGCAGAAGAACAGGGGACAGAAGAAGAAACCCGAAATCCGCCAACAGTAGGGCTAGGGAAAAAGAATCTAGCTagttaa